The DNA sequence AGATGATTGTAACACCAAAGATGATTTGGTTGCAAAACATGAGAAAAGAGCTCAAGATGCTATTATATGGAGGCACGGCCTGGATCGGCCCGCAGCTCGTAGCTCGCCTCGGTGCCATGCTGTTCACGTGCATGCTATGAACCTGCCGGGACACTCTGCCTGCTCGTTTGGCCAGGACTAGTTACAAGTTCACCTAGTGTAGTATtcactattaaaaatatatattctgaaAACATAGCAGCTGGGTCTTTCTTGCTATTGCGTGAAGCCTGGTATACACATGTTCGCAACAATCATCTAATCTAAGACTAATGGTTTTAATCAGGGTGTAAAGCGATAGCACAGCTTCCTCTAGTTAGCTAAATTGCCAAAATATGTTTACTGACATGGCCAAACCAGTACTCGTTGCAATGTATCCTGTACTGGACTGTCAAGGAGTAAAACTACTGGTCATCAAGAAACTATGAGCTAGTGAATTTACATGTATTAGCCTAAAAATGATAGAACTCTGCCGAAAACTCTTAACTATAAAAGTTCCTGTTTCTAAGAAATACTTGGCTGTTCGTTTGGAGTCAAAGGTTGACCCCTGCAAAAGTCTCTACCTGTCCTTGGATAAAGACCCTGTTTGGCAATTAGTGGTTAGtgattagctgttagcggattaaaTTAGCTAATTTTACTAGCTGATTGAAGTagttgttttgactagcggattgaattagctgttttggatgaaactgtttggtaaatagatGTTTGATTTACTTTTGTGAACTAGACGATGCCAGTCCTCTAATTGAAAAAAGCTTTTCCCAGTagtgttttcaaaattagcttccGAGTCCAAACTGTTATTTCAATcagctaactaccaaacaccaatattagatgattcacatggtcaaacctctaatatggcccaaacctctaacttccaaacagggccaAAGTTTTGCATGGGAAGTAGAGCCTTTGCTGATGATGGACTGGAAGAAGTTTATTAGCTGGCtataggggtgagcaaaaccgaaccggaactgaaaaaccgaaccgaaccgcataaattcggtccggttcggttccaattttttcaaaatttcggtcTATTCAGTTTTTCGGTCCAGACCGaattaaatttcggttcggtccggtcttttaaaaagaaattcggttctggaccgaatagaccaaactttttatatattaattataatatatgttaatagATCTGTACTGGTTTGCATCACCTTATTCAGCCGCATATCTTCGATTCATAAATCCTAATATCCTAAATTCCATCTTCACAAATAACAATCAAGCATCGCTAATGGCTTCAAGATATGTTTGGTATTTGCTTTCTGTGAAAGAGAACTTTATAATCATAAAGAATTCATGAAGCTAATCCTCTTGAATCTTTCTGCATTCTTTTCTTAATACTAGCAGCTCTGGTAAGAGGTGATAGTAGTAGTTTGTATATCATGTCCATGGCGCAAACAACATCTCCTTACATTTTCATGTCCTGTTTCTCTATTTTACCACATATATAAACACTTACATTATTCTGCTCTTTAGTTGTTGAGTGTGGAAGATGCTTGAGTGCTGGATCGTGTGTTTCAACTTGCTTTCtcattttttcttttgaagAATTCGGTTCGTAGAGatagaaccgaaccgaattgtttcggttcggttccggttcggtccataAGATAATTttggtccggttcggtccggaAAAAAAGActaattcggttttcggttcggtccggttctggaccgaaccgaccgaatgctcagccctagctGGCTATAATGTTCATGGAAATTATCATACTGTAGATATAAGTTGAAATGAGAAGTTGGGGGGTTtgagtaggggtgagcaaaaattctCCAAACCGACCGAAACCGGCCGATCCAATCCGTCCAAACCGAATTTAACGGTTTAataacggtttggtttggttatggtttcaaattataaaaaccgaattatttcggtttggtttcggtttctACCTCCAAACCAAACCGATaaatccgaaccgaaccgaatgggTGATTTGAATATTAATACACATgtactaataatatattattaaaaataaaattataatctacaaaaatatgtaaaatccTAAACATATAAAAGGTATTCTagtaaataaatttctttaaaaatattatttattctattttatgatattaattttgatgtatGTGTCATGTTtccattctttttatttatgtttttatgaaagtatacgaatcacatttttttttaattttcttccatctctttttatttatcaaCTTAATATATTCTTGTATCCTCTTTAAAGATGattatatagaaaatataaattgaatttttcattccttatttttcaagttaaaatttaattttgttgttaattttgttttacgtataaaaaacggtttaaaccgataccaaaccgaaccgaaccgttttaaacggattggtttggtttggattttaaacataatggtttggttttggattgagattttgaaaaaccgattatttcggtttggtttggtttatacCCTCTAAACCGCCCAAACCGCCCGATGCTCACCCCTAGGTTTGAGTAAGGGAAAGGTCAGGTCAAAAGTTTGATAAAGAAGGTGAAAATGTCAGGTGTATCaatatatgtttaaaatatatttgtactcTGTAGAGTATAGAACCTGTGGTCTGGTTCATTATCTACAAATTGAAGAAAATCAGTAGGCATTACTGTCTTAACCAACTGCAGTTTACCTGTATCTATACCATTGCTGGAACATTTGTAATCTACAATTATAGCCTCCGGTCAGGTGTCATTATTTCCGGTAAGAAACTCTTTCACTTGATAAAAATACTTCTCGCTCACACCCTTAATCTTTTCTCTTCATTAGTTCATTAGAAATCCTAAAACCTGGTTTCTATAAAGGTTTTACATCGAATAGTTTAAGAGGAGATAAAACAGGTGGAATAAAGACACATTAATTGTcacaaaaatttataacttGTAATCCTTGATCCATAGAAGGTGAACTCTCTCTTTTCATGGTACTTCATAGTATCCGTTTCACCGCCTCAGTCCTCTCTCAAGTTGcatcttttgtttttttatgtaAAATGAACCCTTATTCCTTTACGTTATCTTCATGATATCAACAGTGGAACTgtggattttaatattttgtagaGGCAATAGTGGGAGAGGAGGAATTCAAATACCACAGGTTATCATATAACAGGCTGATGCTACAGTATTTCTAGTATTGGTAAATATCTTAACATATGGTGAACCATTGACTGCGGTCTATATTCTTTGCTAAACGTTAATGGCACGGAAGCTGAGTGCTCAACTTGTTACTTATACTTCAAACTATGGAACTAAAcaagattaaaatttaatatgatgtGTTCTCAACTATTGCTTGCgctgaattttaaatttaaacagTTTGGGGACATAAGTATCAACTATCAACAAGCTTTGCATGGTTAAACGGGAAGTACATGCTCTTAGATCTAGTAGTGAGACTGTATCTGAATTGTCACTCTCTTCATTAAGTGCAGCATTTTTCCTACATATTTGAGGCTTGCTTATTATGATATGTCCGTGTTCCAGGTCATTCAAATGAATATTCAGGAGTCTGCTCGTAAGCAGATTGCACAAGAGCTGAAAATTAATCAGTCATCACAATGCCTCAATGTTGTTGTATGTTATCAGTCTTTCTATGATAATGGTGCCATATCTATAATTTTGGAGTACATGGACGGAGGATCTCTAGctgattttctaaaaattgtcAAAAACATTCCAGAGCCATATCTTGCTGCCATCTTCAAACAGGTCTTGTCCAAATCATATTTTGTGAAGAAATCTAACTAATCATGCTTTTTTGAACTTGAGCGATATTCAAATTATCAATCCAAAATAAATTCAAGCCTTATACTTCCTTTTTCAAACCAAATTCAGGTGCTGAAGGGTATGTGGTATCTTCATCATGaaaaacatataattcacaGGGACTTGAAACCTTCAAATTTGCTAATAAATCATAGAGGGGAAGTGAAGATCACAGACTTTGGAGTGAGTGCGATTCTGGCAAGCACTTCTGGACAGGCGAACACTTTTGTTGGCACGTATAACTATATGTCTGTAAGTAGATTATGTATTGACATATTCTAGTTATCCATGAAGGTCAATCATTATAATCTGCTACTTTATTATGTCTGCTCTAGCAGGccatatttgattattttgatgatatattgtAGCCAGAGAGAATCAGTGGTGGTCAGCATGGGTACAGCAGTGATATTTGGAGCTTGGGGTTAGTTTTGCTTGAATGTGCTACAGGATATTTTCCTTATTCCCCACCAGAGCTAGATGAAGGATGGAGTAATGTTTTTGAGCTTATGGATACAATTGTTAATCAATCACCACCTTGTGCACCTCCAGATGAATTTTCTCCAGAGTTCTGCTCTTTTGTTTCTGCATGGTAAGAATCACAATCTTCATATATGTGCTAATAACGTGCAATCGTGCATGATACTAACTTAAGAACAATCGTGGATTAAAATGATGTATTTTTATTGTTGCATTTCTATTTGCGCAATTGAAGATGATGTTTTTTCTTGGTCAGGGTAAGCTCACACGATCATGAGCTTCTATCAattgttttctttcttttcagtaTGAGTTTATCTCTTTTAGCTATGAGATTAGAACTTCCCATGATCAAGGAGAgccaaaaaactaaaaatagagTACAACAATATTAGACATCACAATCATTTTGAGACATGGTAGTAACGAACTCACAGTATGGGCCATGGGGTATGTAGACCTGTAGAGATGATTTTCTGCTACATGTTCTGATATGTGTTGTGAAATGTCTCCTTATATATAATTCAAGTGTTTTACTCTCCTTTCCCTATCTTCTATAGGTTTTAAACATATACACCCTCCGTCCCGCTGATTTgtatacgttcactgtttgcatgcATTTCGaagctcctataaaatataattccataatgtttatttttaattatttttttttgaatgtaagtttaaacatcaaacttttgttcagattaagaagattttaaaaaatatattatggaggTATACTTTAAAGGAGTCTTAAAAGGCGTGCCAAAAAATAACCTACACAATTGAATGGGAGTAACGTATAAAGTTGCTTTGGATGCTCATCGATTTGAGGGTTGTATTTCTTGTTTTGGTAGAGTCTATATCTCTAGAGCCATGTGAGACTAATATAGTTTAAGGTTGCTCAGCCTTGTGATAATAGTAGTaaatgattctttgacatcCCTTTCAATACAAGAGGCCTCATTTGTGGAATTTCACATAAAATTTATCCActttgtattttattaaatgaTACTATGACATTGAAGTTAAGGACATTCATTTAATGGCtgaatcttttttataaaaaaaattgttgtcaattttttttatgaaacagAGAAAGTAACAACCTTTAACTATACTTCTTTCAGTTTACAAAAGGATCCCAGGAAAAGACCGTCTGCTAATGAACTCCTGGTACATATCTGTTATCACAATATCtcaacatttttaatatttccgAATCTTGGCCAAGTGGTTTATGCAGAAACCTTTATCTGAAAATGAGCCATTTCTATGCAGAAACATCCTTTCATCAATATGTATGAACATCTCAACATTGATCTTGCTGGCTATTTCACTGAGGCTGGATCCCCGCTTGCAACATTGTAAAGAACAAGTCTGATATCCttagagccatggtttgctccTCTATTGTATGACTATTATATGATGGTGAAATGATATGGTTTTCCCTCGAGCTTTTAAGACAATATCTGTagcttaaatttttttacatatattagtGCAGCGTAATAGTGTTTGGGTGTTGACATTATCAAACAATTGTTGAGCTATTTATCCTATTATTATTCAACTACCATGCGCCTTATTTCAATATTACTAGTGTATTTCGCCTTGTACTATTATTATTGAGCTACCATGCCTTTCCGTATTTCGGTTCTCCTAGTATATTTCACCTTGCTACTTGCTTACAAGTTAGACTAAAAAATTACTCcttccttcccattttaatagttTGGTAACTTTTGTTATTATAAGGTAATGTCCCATAAAATTTGTCCTCTTCTTTGTTCAATGCAATTTCATACTATTTTCAAAATTGATTATCATAAATTTACACAATTTTCGAAAAATTTTAAGCAAATAGCTATGAAATTCTATTAAAAATGTATTGAAACTTTACTGTATTCACGTGTAATTCATATGATTTTAGTGATGACAATAATAACAAgtcataatatttaatattttttaatacgtgtgaaatttgcaaaaaATGCTATTGAAAAGGGAGCACAGAGTATAATATGAACTGTCATAATCTGAAAACAAGCGGTGATGGTCAAAATCACCTTTCACGGAGTCAGCTAACAACATATGTTTTCTAATAGTGGCGCATGAACTGTCATAATCTGAAAGCAAGCGGTGATGGTCAAAATCACCTTCCAGAATTTACTATTGAGAAGTTCAATACGCGGAGCCAGCTAACAACATATGTTTTCTAATACTGGCGCACTCTGTTCTGAAAATTGGtaattaatcataatttatcATCGTTTAATTCTTGTTCCGTAACTCGTCAAACTGATTAAATTTCCGATTATCCAATTAATCATCTGATTAATCCTGGATCAATctaattaatctccgattaatgtTTGTCCCGTAACTTTATCGATTAAGTCGGATTTCCACTTTTTAAAATACTGCCGACacacaattatatttattgtatttGTAGGTTGCTAAATTCTCTACTACAAATTCAAATGTAGTTGAATGTATAATATTCCTTCCGTCCCATTATACATGTCCCTTTTAAAAACAATacaaatattaagaaaaaagttgattagatataattttatctctgtttaaattaaaaatccatgttatataatttttttttgaaactccatgttatataattttatatacttattatttttatgtgacacatgattaattattt is a window from the Daucus carota subsp. sativus chromosome 8, DH1 v3.0, whole genome shotgun sequence genome containing:
- the LOC108199661 gene encoding mitogen-activated protein kinase kinase SIPKK; this encodes MKKGNLGPSLKLSLPPPDEDSLTKFLTQSGTFMDGDLLVNRDGVRIVSQTDVQAAPPIQATDNQLSLADFDAIKVVGKGSGGIVRLVQHKWTGQFFALKVIQMNIQESARKQIAQELKINQSSQCLNVVVCYQSFYDNGAISIILEYMDGGSLADFLKIVKNIPEPYLAAIFKQVLKGMWYLHHEKHIIHRDLKPSNLLINHRGEVKITDFGVSAILASTSGQANTFVGTYNYMSPERISGGQHGYSSDIWSLGLVLLECATGYFPYSPPELDEGWSNVFELMDTIVNQSPPCAPPDEFSPEFCSFVSACLQKDPRKRPSANELLKHPFINMYEHLNIDLAGYFTEAGSPLATL